Proteins from a single region of Thermotoga maritima MSB8:
- a CDS encoding beta-galactosidase — protein sequence MVNPKLPVIWYGGDYYPEQWDEETFERDIRMFKEAGINVVTIGVFSWSLIQPDENTYDFSFFEKVMDRLYKEGIYVCLATPTSAPPHWMTQKYPEILFTDVNGVKREKGGRQNFCPNSEKYRYFARNIAEKLAEHFKDHPALVLWHVNNEYLNYCYCDICRGKFQNWLKEKYGTLDELNRRWNTRFWSQTFTAWEEIPVPTTRSVLVWRKDRYQSVLPELYLDYRRFMTQSMLECFLEEYRAIKKHTPDIPVTTNLIAATFKEWNYFEWAKHMDVAAWDNYPGYKEDFSVISLRHSLIRCLKEGKPFVLMEQSPSQACWRWYNPQKRPGEMRLWSYHALAHGAETLMFFQLRQSKGGVEKFHGAVITHVDSPNTRVFQEVKRVGEEIKSLSDILDARVVSQTALLFDWESWWAMEDTLTPSVDFRYLNEVQKYFKALVKTGLGVDVVGKDQNFERYRVLVAPVLYMVGKELAQKLKDYVSNGGILILTTMSGIVDEDDQVVLGGYPGYLRDLMGGYVEEIDALPPEEKNEILMFGKRYECSLVFDYIKTTTAEVLGRFGRDYYMNEPAVLRNNYGKGWVYYVGSSTSFDLVWDLVKFMEREHNLRAEIAPPDDVEVIKKIKGEKIFYFLFNHSHELQIVDLPEGMFRDLIKGNLYEKKVKLQPLDVLILLKE from the coding sequence GTGGTAAATCCGAAACTTCCTGTGATCTGGTACGGAGGAGACTACTACCCGGAACAGTGGGACGAGGAAACGTTCGAAAGAGATATTAGGATGTTCAAAGAAGCAGGTATCAACGTGGTCACCATCGGGGTTTTCTCATGGAGTCTTATCCAACCAGACGAGAACACCTACGATTTTTCGTTCTTTGAAAAAGTAATGGATCGCCTGTACAAAGAAGGTATCTACGTCTGTCTTGCAACTCCCACATCCGCTCCCCCTCACTGGATGACGCAGAAATACCCTGAAATCCTTTTCACAGACGTGAACGGTGTAAAGCGAGAAAAGGGAGGCAGACAGAACTTTTGCCCCAACAGTGAGAAGTACAGATATTTTGCAAGAAACATTGCAGAGAAACTCGCAGAACATTTCAAGGATCATCCTGCTCTCGTTCTCTGGCACGTGAACAACGAATACCTGAACTACTGCTACTGTGATATCTGCAGGGGGAAGTTTCAGAACTGGTTGAAGGAAAAGTACGGCACACTCGATGAATTGAACAGAAGATGGAACACACGGTTCTGGTCCCAGACCTTCACCGCCTGGGAAGAGATTCCTGTTCCAACAACGAGGAGTGTTCTCGTCTGGAGAAAGGACAGGTATCAATCTGTTCTTCCAGAACTTTATCTGGATTACAGACGCTTCATGACACAGAGTATGCTCGAGTGTTTCCTGGAGGAATACAGGGCAATAAAGAAACACACTCCCGACATACCCGTCACCACGAATCTGATTGCGGCAACTTTCAAGGAGTGGAACTATTTCGAATGGGCGAAGCATATGGACGTTGCAGCATGGGACAACTATCCCGGTTACAAAGAAGATTTCTCCGTGATTTCTTTGAGACACTCTCTGATACGCTGTTTGAAAGAAGGAAAACCCTTCGTCCTGATGGAACAGTCTCCTTCGCAGGCGTGCTGGAGATGGTACAATCCCCAGAAAAGACCCGGAGAGATGAGGCTCTGGAGTTATCACGCTCTCGCTCACGGTGCTGAAACGCTCATGTTCTTTCAGCTGAGACAATCAAAAGGAGGAGTAGAAAAATTCCACGGGGCTGTTATCACACATGTCGACAGTCCGAACACAAGGGTCTTTCAGGAAGTGAAAAGAGTGGGAGAAGAGATAAAGTCCTTATCGGATATTCTCGACGCAAGGGTTGTCTCACAGACAGCCCTTCTGTTCGATTGGGAAAGCTGGTGGGCGATGGAAGACACCCTGACACCTAGCGTAGACTTCAGGTATTTAAACGAAGTGCAGAAGTACTTCAAGGCACTTGTGAAAACCGGCCTTGGAGTCGATGTTGTTGGGAAAGATCAGAATTTTGAAAGGTACAGAGTCCTCGTTGCTCCGGTGCTTTATATGGTGGGCAAAGAACTTGCACAGAAGCTGAAAGATTACGTCTCGAACGGAGGAATCTTGATCCTCACAACAATGAGTGGTATTGTCGATGAAGACGATCAGGTTGTTCTGGGAGGTTATCCAGGTTATCTTCGCGATCTTATGGGGGGCTATGTGGAAGAAATAGATGCTTTGCCACCTGAAGAGAAGAACGAAATCTTGATGTTTGGCAAGAGGTACGAATGTAGTTTGGTGTTTGACTACATAAAAACCACCACCGCGGAAGTACTCGGAAGATTTGGAAGGGACTATTACATGAACGAACCTGCCGTGTTGAGAAACAACTACGGCAAAGGATGGGTTTACTACGTAGGCTCTTCCACGTCTTTCGATCTTGTATGGGATCTTGTGAAGTTCATGGAGAGAGAACACAATCTCAGAGCAGAGATCGCACCGCCAGATGATGTAGAAGTGATAAAGAAAATCAAAGGGGAAAAAATTTTCTACTTCCTCTTCAATCATTCCCATGAACTACAGATCGTTGATTTGCCGGAAGGAATGTTCAGGGATCTGATCAAAGGAAATTTGTATGAGAAAAAAGTAAAATTGCAACCGCTCGATGTTCTGATCCTTCTAAAAGAATGA
- a CDS encoding DUF6512 family protein: protein MLWKALIFLGIYAVLHFGYELSGWELLKPICGVDESVFEHLKIGFWAYFFTNIIEYFFAKKKHGFWYPRILSTVLLPWFIVLIWYMLPVFFGHVESLAVDLSWAFVVTFLAAILSEILEKDLERNSLGTALKIVIVVLFIISIIFYTAFSYEKPWIDVFTKH from the coding sequence ATGCTCTGGAAGGCTTTGATCTTTCTGGGTATCTACGCTGTTCTTCACTTTGGCTACGAACTCTCCGGATGGGAACTTTTAAAGCCCATCTGTGGAGTTGATGAGTCTGTTTTCGAGCATCTCAAGATCGGTTTCTGGGCGTACTTTTTTACGAACATCATCGAGTATTTCTTTGCGAAGAAAAAACACGGGTTCTGGTATCCACGTATCCTTTCAACCGTTCTTCTTCCTTGGTTTATAGTGCTCATCTGGTACATGCTTCCTGTGTTCTTCGGGCACGTTGAATCACTTGCTGTGGATCTTTCCTGGGCTTTTGTGGTGACCTTCCTTGCTGCTATCCTGTCAGAGATTCTCGAGAAAGACTTGGAGAGAAACTCTCTTGGAACAGCTCTCAAAATAGTGATAGTTGTACTTTTCATCATCTCCATAATCTTCTACACCGCTTTTTCCTATGAAAAACCGTGGATCGATGTTTTCACCAAACATTGA
- a CDS encoding Gfo/Idh/MocA family protein: MRKIRLGIVGCGIAARELHLPALKNLSHLFEITAVTSRTRSHAEEFAKMVGNPAVFDSYEELLESGLVDAVDLTLPVELNLPFIEKALRKGVHVICEKPISTDVETGKKVVELSEKSEKTVYIAENFRHVPAFWKAKELVESGAIGDPVFMNWQIWVGMDENNKYVHTDWRKKPKHVGGFLSDGGVHHAAAMRLILGEIEWISAVAKDLSPLLGGMDFLSSIFEFENGTVGNYTISYSLKGNERFEITGTKGKISISWDKIVLNEEEMKVPQENSYQKEFEDFYQVVAEGKPNDLGSPVQALKDLAFIEACVRSAGNKVFVSSLL, from the coding sequence TTGAGAAAAATCAGATTGGGTATTGTGGGGTGTGGAATCGCCGCTCGAGAGTTGCACCTTCCTGCCTTGAAGAATCTTTCCCATCTCTTTGAGATCACGGCTGTCACGAGTAGAACGAGGTCTCACGCTGAAGAGTTCGCGAAAATGGTAGGAAATCCCGCTGTTTTCGATAGCTACGAAGAACTTTTGGAATCTGGCCTTGTTGACGCGGTTGATCTAACGCTCCCTGTTGAATTGAACCTCCCGTTCATCGAAAAGGCCCTTCGAAAAGGAGTCCATGTGATCTGTGAAAAACCCATCTCAACGGACGTGGAAACAGGAAAGAAGGTTGTCGAGTTGTCCGAAAAATCTGAAAAAACAGTCTACATCGCGGAGAATTTCAGACACGTTCCGGCTTTCTGGAAGGCAAAAGAGCTGGTTGAGAGCGGAGCGATAGGTGATCCCGTTTTCATGAATTGGCAGATCTGGGTGGGAATGGACGAAAACAACAAATACGTTCACACTGACTGGAGAAAGAAGCCGAAGCACGTTGGAGGTTTTCTCTCAGACGGAGGGGTCCACCACGCTGCGGCGATGAGACTGATCCTTGGTGAGATAGAATGGATTTCCGCCGTTGCGAAGGATCTTTCTCCGCTTCTTGGGGGAATGGATTTTCTTTCCTCTATCTTCGAGTTCGAAAACGGCACAGTTGGAAACTACACGATTTCTTACTCTCTGAAAGGGAACGAGCGATTCGAAATCACAGGAACAAAAGGAAAGATTTCCATATCCTGGGACAAGATCGTTCTGAACGAAGAGGAAATGAAAGTTCCACAGGAAAACAGCTATCAGAAGGAGTTCGAGGATTTCTATCAGGTGGTTGCGGAAGGAAAACCGAACGATCTGGGAAGTCCGGTTCAGGCTCTGAAAGATCTTGCTTTCATAGAAGCATGTGTGAGGTCCGCGGGAAACAAAGTGTTCGTTTCCAGTCTGTTGTAA
- a CDS encoding potassium channel beta subunit family protein, with product MEYRKVGKWGVKISELSLGSWLTFGKQLDLDTATEVVKKAFNSGINFFDTAEAYAGGIAEAMLGKILKNFRREDLVVSTKIFWGGSGPNDLGLSKKHLLEGTWNSLKRLQMDYVDILYCHRPDPNVPMEEVVFAMDYILREGLALYWGTSEWSAKEIEEAHRVCKELGVMPPIVEQPQYNMFVRERVEKEYAPLYEKYGMGLTTYSPLASGLLSGKYNNGIPEGSRLATFPQVRKWLEEGGLLNEKTFKKLRKLQNIADQLGASLPQLAIAWILKNKNVSSVILGVSRPEQLEENLKAVEIKEKLTEDVMEEIEKILNE from the coding sequence ATGGAGTACAGAAAGGTAGGTAAATGGGGTGTCAAGATCAGCGAACTCTCTCTTGGGTCCTGGCTTACGTTTGGAAAACAGCTCGACCTCGATACGGCTACGGAAGTGGTGAAAAAGGCGTTCAACAGTGGAATAAACTTCTTCGACACGGCAGAGGCATACGCGGGTGGAATAGCGGAAGCGATGCTTGGAAAAATACTCAAGAACTTCAGAAGAGAAGACCTCGTCGTTTCCACGAAGATTTTCTGGGGTGGAAGTGGGCCGAACGATCTGGGACTTTCGAAGAAGCATCTTCTCGAGGGAACCTGGAACTCTTTGAAGAGACTTCAGATGGATTACGTGGATATCCTCTACTGTCACAGACCCGATCCGAACGTTCCCATGGAAGAGGTTGTCTTCGCGATGGACTACATTTTGAGAGAGGGGCTTGCACTCTACTGGGGAACCTCCGAGTGGAGTGCAAAGGAGATAGAGGAAGCGCACAGGGTTTGTAAAGAACTGGGTGTCATGCCTCCCATCGTGGAACAGCCGCAGTACAACATGTTCGTGAGAGAAAGGGTGGAAAAAGAGTACGCACCTCTCTACGAAAAGTACGGCATGGGACTGACCACTTATTCACCTCTCGCGTCTGGCCTTCTCTCTGGAAAATACAACAACGGAATACCTGAAGGCTCAAGGCTTGCCACGTTCCCGCAGGTGAGGAAGTGGCTCGAAGAAGGAGGACTTCTCAACGAAAAAACCTTCAAAAAGCTCAGAAAACTCCAGAATATAGCGGATCAGCTCGGTGCGAGTCTTCCACAGCTTGCCATCGCGTGGATCTTGAAGAACAAAAACGTCAGCAGTGTCATTCTCGGAGTGAGCAGACCGGAACAGCTCGAAGAGAACCTGAAAGCAGTCGAGATCAAAGAAAAACTCACAGAAGATGTGATGGAAGAGATAGAAAAGATCCTGAATGAATAA
- a CDS encoding YHS domain-containing protein gives MKVKDPVCGMKIEKEEAAEKIEYMGKEYYFCSQECAEKFKDNPEQYAHQKNSHGHGCCH, from the coding sequence ATGAAAGTAAAGGATCCCGTCTGCGGAATGAAGATCGAAAAAGAAGAAGCGGCAGAAAAGATAGAGTACATGGGGAAAGAGTACTACTTCTGTTCTCAAGAGTGTGCTGAAAAGTTCAAAGATAACCCGGAGCAGTATGCACACCAGAAAAACTCACACGGCCATGGATGCTGTCATTGA
- a CDS encoding SHOCT domain-containing protein yields MCPFCFWSWGFWPWNWGGGVIMMIFWAVILVFLFVFLFRWLGGERHERVERTDRALEILKERFARGEITEEEYERMKRKIQNE; encoded by the coding sequence ATGTGTCCATTCTGTTTTTGGAGCTGGGGCTTCTGGCCCTGGAACTGGGGAGGAGGAGTTATCATGATGATTTTCTGGGCAGTTATTCTGGTGTTTCTTTTTGTCTTTCTCTTCAGGTGGCTTGGAGGAGAAAGACATGAAAGAGTGGAAAGAACTGATAGAGCTCTTGAGATACTGAAGGAGAGATTCGCTCGTGGTGAGATCACAGAAGAAGAGTATGAGAGAATGAAGAGGAAGATCCAAAATGAATGA
- a CDS encoding carboxymuconolactone decarboxylase family protein, whose product MNEFERWRREFPEVSGAVVRMRNKAFSDGSIPAKYKVLAALAIAVVEKCKPCAQGYYQKAIEMGATKDEIKEILEVAVTMGACIAETWAREVWQYERSENDGGSCCEE is encoded by the coding sequence ATGAATGAATTCGAAAGGTGGAGAAGAGAATTCCCTGAGGTGAGCGGTGCGGTTGTGAGGATGAGAAATAAGGCCTTTTCTGATGGATCGATACCTGCAAAGTACAAGGTGCTGGCAGCCTTAGCCATAGCGGTTGTGGAAAAGTGCAAGCCCTGTGCTCAGGGGTACTATCAAAAAGCAATTGAAATGGGTGCCACAAAGGATGAAATAAAAGAGATCCTCGAAGTTGCTGTCACCATGGGAGCGTGCATCGCAGAAACCTGGGCGAGGGAGGTGTGGCAGTATGAGCGATCAGAAAACGATGGAGGATCGTGCTGCGAAGAATGA
- a CDS encoding heavy metal translocating P-type ATPase yields the protein MSDQKTMEDRAAKNEEIKKTFTVTGMTCATCAKTVEKALKKLDGVKFAAVNLATSTGFIVAEKEISFEEIKKAVEEVGYGVTTESPEDVERKRYEESKRNLILAWLVTAPLALLMIYHMFVSEVPYFTWIEVFAGAFVTFYVGRGTIRGAWIALTHKHTNMDTLIFFGAVTSWVTALLDSVGLPVMSFGAIGAMIVAFHITGRFIESYLRDRASKEIKALLKLQAKEARVITDEGEVMMPIEAVKEGFIVLVKPGERIPVDGVIVEGQSSIDESVVTGESIPVLKKENDEVIGGSLNVSSPIKIKVTKVGEDTFLSQMVKLIQEAQGSKVPIQALADRITMWFVPTIIVLAITSALVWYFNYERFLPFVEKAREIFPWIIQTSDPLTFSIFVFVATIVIACPCALGLATPMALVTGTGLAAKKGLLIRNAEAIQTSKDVGVVLTDKTGTLTEGSPKVVDHNLSAELIRIVASIERNSNHPLAKAISELSQDVVEVESVEEIPGEGVRALYGGEEYFVGKPLDYSKYESLLEEGKTIVEVRRNGEVVGFLAIEDPIREDSPEAVRRLKEMGIEPVMITGDNEKTARAVARRLGIEKFHAGVKPSEKLDLVRSYQAQGKKVAMVGDGMNDAAALKGADVGIAIGSGTDLAIDSADIIITKGGISKVVDAIEISRKTFKIIKQNLFWAFFYNVIAIPMAMMGLLHPVIAELAMAFSSITVTLNSMRVRE from the coding sequence ATGAGCGATCAGAAAACGATGGAGGATCGTGCTGCGAAGAATGAGGAGATAAAGAAGACCTTCACTGTGACAGGAATGACGTGCGCCACCTGCGCGAAAACCGTTGAAAAGGCCCTGAAAAAACTCGACGGGGTGAAGTTCGCGGCTGTGAATCTTGCCACTTCAACGGGGTTCATAGTGGCAGAGAAAGAGATATCCTTCGAGGAAATCAAAAAAGCTGTGGAGGAAGTAGGATACGGAGTAACAACAGAATCTCCAGAAGATGTGGAAAGAAAGCGATACGAAGAGTCGAAGAGAAATCTGATTCTTGCCTGGCTTGTCACGGCCCCTCTTGCCCTCCTCATGATCTATCACATGTTTGTTTCTGAGGTACCTTATTTCACCTGGATAGAGGTTTTCGCGGGTGCGTTCGTTACGTTCTACGTGGGCAGAGGAACGATCAGAGGAGCATGGATAGCCCTCACACACAAACACACAAACATGGACACGCTCATCTTCTTCGGTGCGGTGACTTCTTGGGTGACCGCTCTTCTTGACAGTGTGGGACTTCCTGTAATGTCCTTTGGTGCCATCGGTGCGATGATCGTTGCGTTCCACATCACGGGACGTTTCATAGAATCTTACCTGCGCGACAGGGCCAGCAAAGAAATCAAAGCCCTTCTGAAACTTCAAGCAAAAGAAGCCCGCGTCATCACCGACGAAGGAGAAGTGATGATGCCGATAGAGGCGGTGAAAGAGGGTTTCATCGTGCTGGTAAAACCCGGTGAAAGAATCCCCGTGGATGGGGTGATCGTGGAAGGGCAGTCTTCGATCGACGAATCTGTGGTCACGGGTGAATCCATACCGGTTTTGAAGAAAGAAAACGATGAAGTGATCGGTGGTTCTTTGAACGTATCGAGTCCTATCAAAATAAAAGTCACAAAGGTAGGAGAAGACACCTTTTTGTCTCAAATGGTCAAATTGATTCAGGAAGCGCAAGGTTCGAAGGTACCGATCCAGGCTCTGGCCGACAGGATCACCATGTGGTTTGTTCCCACGATCATCGTCCTCGCTATAACCAGCGCTCTGGTGTGGTACTTCAATTACGAACGGTTCCTTCCTTTTGTAGAAAAGGCAAGAGAAATCTTCCCTTGGATCATACAAACCAGTGACCCGTTGACCTTTTCCATCTTCGTCTTTGTTGCAACGATTGTCATAGCGTGTCCGTGTGCTCTCGGTCTTGCAACTCCCATGGCGCTTGTAACTGGAACGGGACTTGCGGCAAAGAAGGGCCTTCTCATAAGAAACGCCGAGGCGATTCAGACATCGAAGGATGTAGGGGTAGTTCTCACGGATAAGACGGGAACGCTCACCGAGGGTAGTCCGAAGGTGGTGGATCACAATCTCTCCGCTGAACTGATCAGAATAGTTGCAAGTATAGAAAGGAACTCGAACCACCCGCTCGCGAAGGCAATTTCTGAGCTATCTCAGGATGTGGTCGAAGTGGAAAGCGTGGAGGAAATCCCAGGAGAAGGGGTAAGGGCACTCTACGGAGGAGAGGAGTATTTCGTCGGGAAACCTCTGGATTACTCAAAGTACGAGTCTCTTTTGGAGGAAGGAAAGACCATTGTCGAGGTGAGAAGAAACGGTGAAGTTGTGGGATTTCTCGCAATAGAAGATCCAATCCGAGAAGACAGTCCCGAGGCCGTGAGAAGACTCAAAGAGATGGGAATAGAACCTGTCATGATAACGGGAGACAATGAAAAGACCGCAAGGGCGGTTGCGAGACGCCTTGGAATAGAGAAGTTCCATGCAGGTGTGAAGCCTTCTGAGAAACTTGATCTTGTAAGATCTTACCAGGCACAGGGAAAGAAAGTCGCGATGGTGGGAGACGGCATGAACGATGCCGCTGCTCTGAAAGGAGCAGATGTCGGAATAGCGATAGGTTCAGGAACAGACCTTGCTATCGACAGTGCAGACATCATCATAACAAAGGGTGGCATATCGAAAGTCGTCGATGCGATAGAAATATCGAGAAAGACGTTCAAAATCATAAAACAGAATCTCTTCTGGGCCTTCTTCTACAACGTGATAGCTATTCCAATGGCGATGATGGGACTGCTTCATCCGGTGATCGCAGAACTCGCCATGGCTTTCAGTTCCATCACCGTGACCCTCAATTCTATGAGGGTGAGAGAGTGA
- a CDS encoding class I SAM-dependent methyltransferase, giving the protein MSVERKYDRFAALYDKFESFIEKKFFSRFREELFKRVEGKKILEVGIGTGKNVPYYSDDMDVVGVDISEGMLRVCQERLKKFPEKKVKLLRADVQNLPFSDGEYDCVVSTFVFCTVPDPVKGLKEVHRVLRPSGKAVFLEHMRSRKWYVNVILFLMHIFTKLLLGTSMLRKTVDNIKKAGFVIEEEKYLLSDVVRLIIARKGSEESD; this is encoded by the coding sequence GTGAGTGTTGAGAGAAAGTACGACAGATTTGCAGCACTGTACGATAAGTTCGAAAGTTTTATTGAGAAAAAGTTTTTCTCACGGTTTCGTGAAGAACTCTTCAAAAGAGTAGAAGGGAAGAAAATATTGGAAGTTGGTATCGGCACCGGAAAGAACGTTCCGTACTATTCGGACGATATGGATGTTGTAGGTGTAGATATCAGTGAAGGAATGCTCAGGGTGTGTCAGGAAAGGTTAAAAAAGTTTCCAGAAAAAAAGGTGAAGTTGTTGAGAGCGGACGTTCAGAATCTTCCTTTTTCAGACGGAGAGTACGACTGTGTTGTTTCTACGTTCGTTTTCTGCACAGTGCCTGATCCTGTGAAAGGTTTGAAGGAAGTTCACAGAGTTCTCAGACCTTCTGGAAAAGCCGTTTTTCTCGAACACATGAGAAGCAGAAAATGGTACGTTAACGTGATTTTGTTTTTGATGCACATCTTCACGAAACTTCTTTTGGGAACAAGCATGCTCAGAAAAACGGTTGATAACATAAAAAAAGCAGGATTTGTGATCGAAGAAGAAAAGTACCTTCTAAGTGATGTGGTGCGGCTGATAATTGCCAGAAAAGGAAGTGAAGAAAGTGATTGA
- a CDS encoding heavy-metal-associated domain-containing protein — MRYVLYVPDISCNHCKMRISKALEELGVKNYEVSVEEKKVVVETENLDSVLKKLEEIDYPVESYQEV, encoded by the coding sequence ATGAGGTACGTTCTCTATGTTCCAGATATTTCCTGCAATCACTGCAAAATGAGAATTTCGAAGGCGCTGGAAGAATTGGGTGTTAAAAACTACGAGGTGAGTGTGGAAGAGAAGAAGGTGGTCGTTGAAACGGAAAATCTGGACAGTGTTCTGAAGAAACTCGAGGAGATCGACTATCCGGTGGAGAGTTACCAGGAAGTCTGA
- a CDS encoding ThuA domain-containing protein, with protein sequence MTAFSFLGDKYHDHDLFLETLKYALNCEINDLRPEDFPEIRKLPDLVVIGRWNLLDDETPWLKEGDIKILVDYVRSGGKLFVWHSGLARFPESYNGLVGGRFIHHPPQKKVRYYGKDIEFELVDEHYFVDLYSDVEIFLWSESDDGTSIAGWRRRYHNGKILALTPAHSEGLKDQVFRDFLKKVLNTFVNQTSW encoded by the coding sequence ATGACAGCTTTTTCTTTTCTTGGAGATAAGTACCACGATCACGATCTCTTTCTGGAAACTTTGAAGTATGCCTTAAACTGTGAGATTAATGATCTTCGTCCTGAGGATTTCCCGGAGATCAGAAAACTCCCAGATCTTGTTGTCATAGGACGATGGAACCTTCTCGATGATGAAACACCATGGCTTAAAGAGGGAGACATCAAGATCCTGGTAGATTATGTGAGATCTGGAGGAAAACTTTTCGTCTGGCACTCCGGCCTTGCACGTTTTCCAGAGAGTTACAACGGACTCGTTGGAGGAAGGTTCATCCACCATCCACCTCAGAAGAAAGTGAGATACTACGGCAAGGACATCGAATTTGAACTCGTGGATGAACACTATTTCGTGGATCTGTATTCCGATGTAGAGATATTCCTCTGGAGCGAGTCGGACGATGGAACTTCCATTGCGGGCTGGAGGAGAAGATACCACAACGGAAAAATACTGGCCCTCACACCTGCTCACAGCGAGGGCCTGAAGGATCAGGTCTTTAGAGATTTTTTGAAAAAAGTTCTCAACACCTTTGTTAATCAGACTTCCTGGTAA
- a CDS encoding C4-dicarboxylate TRAP transporter substrate-binding protein gives MSRRLLLILVLGVFLVSAVFGAKYTLRFGHVLAPGEPYHQAFLKWAKAVEEKTNGDVRIEVFPSSQLGVEEDIIEQIRMGAPVGWNTDSARLGMYVKDIGVMNLAYFIDFMGAKTPEEAIEVLKKIKQSPTMQKWLKELEQRFGIKVLSFYWVQGYRHFVTNKPIRKPEDLNGLRIRTPGAPAWQESIRSLGAIPVAVNFGEIYTAVQTRAVDGAELTYANVYNGGLYEVLKYMSETGHFLLINFEIVSADWFNSLPKEYQKIIEEEMDKAGIEVSLKIMKELEEEYKQKCIEKGMAVIPASEIDKEAFMEKAKQAYKNLGLENALNQLIKEVKGE, from the coding sequence ATGAGTAGAAGGCTTCTTCTGATCCTAGTCTTGGGTGTATTTTTGGTGTCAGCGGTATTTGGCGCGAAGTACACACTGAGATTTGGACACGTTCTTGCTCCAGGTGAACCGTACCATCAGGCGTTTCTGAAATGGGCCAAAGCAGTTGAAGAGAAAACGAACGGCGACGTTAGAATTGAGGTTTTCCCGAGCTCTCAGCTCGGAGTGGAAGAGGACATCATCGAACAGATCAGAATGGGAGCACCTGTGGGATGGAACACGGACTCTGCGAGGCTTGGAATGTACGTTAAAGACATCGGTGTCATGAATCTTGCATACTTCATCGACTTCATGGGTGCAAAAACTCCTGAAGAGGCAATTGAGGTTCTGAAGAAGATCAAACAGTCTCCGACAATGCAGAAGTGGTTGAAGGAACTTGAACAGAGATTCGGCATAAAAGTTCTCTCCTTCTATTGGGTGCAGGGTTACAGACACTTTGTGACAAACAAACCTATCAGGAAACCGGAAGATCTGAATGGCTTGAGAATCAGAACTCCCGGTGCACCAGCATGGCAGGAATCCATAAGATCTCTCGGCGCTATCCCTGTTGCTGTCAACTTCGGAGAGATCTACACAGCGGTTCAGACAAGAGCAGTTGATGGAGCGGAACTCACCTACGCAAATGTTTACAACGGCGGTCTCTACGAAGTTTTGAAGTACATGTCTGAAACAGGTCATTTCCTTCTCATCAACTTCGAAATCGTCAGCGCAGACTGGTTCAACAGCCTGCCTAAGGAATATCAGAAGATTATTGAGGAAGAGATGGACAAAGCGGGAATCGAAGTCTCTCTCAAAATCATGAAAGAACTCGAAGAAGAATACAAACAGAAGTGTATCGAAAAGGGTATGGCAGTGATACCAGCTTCTGAAATCGACAAGGAGGCTTTCATGGAAAAGGCAAAACAGGCTTACAAAAATCTCGGTCTTGAGAATGCCCTCAACCAGCTGATCAAGGAAGTGAAGGGAGAGTAA